The Buchnera aphidicola (Pentalonia nigronervosa) DNA segment AAAAATAAAAAAATCAATAATATTCAGATATTTAAACTGTTATCATTATTTTAAAAATTAGATTTATCATACAATTTGATTTGCAAAAACAACACTTCACGATAAACTATCAATTATAAAAAAATAACTTATGTTTACCTAACATTTAACTACCTGATAATTAAATATATGTCGCATTTTAAAATACTTCATTATCCTGATCAACGATTAAGAATCGTTGCTAAACCTGTAAAAAATATCAATAAAAACATAAAAAACATTACAAAAAACATGATTTATATCATGAATCAAGAAAACGGAATTGGTTTAGCAGCAACCCAAATTAACGTTCAATTACAAATAATAGTTATCTATGCAACAATAAAACAAAAAAAAAACATTTTAACATTAATCAATCCACAAATTATAAAAAAAAACGGATGTATTAGTGTCGAAGAAGGTTGTTTATCTATCCCTGAATATCGTGCTTTCGTACCACGATCAAATTACATAACAGTCCAAGCGATTAATTTATCTGGAAAAAATGTTAAAATAGAAGCAGAATCAATAACATCAATTTGTATACAACATGAAATTGATCACTTAAATGGAAAATTATTCATTGATTATCTTCCAACAGCTCAACAACAAGAAATTTACAAAAAATTTATAAAAAATAGATTAAATCGTAACAAAAAAATATTTTACTAAAGAGAAAAAATTTGGAAATATTAAAAATTATTTTTGCTGGAACTTCACATTTTTCTGCACAACATTTATTATCGTTATTAAATCTATCATATAATGTCGTGTCTATTATTACTCAACCAGATCGTCCGTGTGGACGAGGACAAAAAATTATTTTTTCACCTATAAAATTATTGTCTATCAAATATAATATCCCACTATTACAACCATCTAATCTGCATGAAGAACAGTTTCAAAAAAAAATATCACAATTACATGCAAACATAATGATTGTTGTTGCATATGGAAGAATAATACCTAAAAACATTCTTACTATGTTCTCAAAAGGATGCATTAATGTCCATGCTTCACTTTTACCAAGATGGAGAGGGGCGACACCAATTCAATCATCTATTTTAAACGGCGATAAAGAAACAGGTATTAGCATCATTTATATGGATGAAAAACTTGATCATGGTGATATAATACATTCAAGAAAATGTGATATCTCGCCAACCGACACAACATTTAGCTTATCTGAAAAATTAAAAAAAATTGGCATATGCACATTATTGGAAGCTTTAAAAAAAATTCAATATAATAATGTCATCAAACGCAAACAAAATGAAGAAAATGCTACTACATCGAAAAAAATTTTTAAGCAAGACGCTTTACTAAATTGGAAATTAGAAGCTAAACAATTAGAACGATTAATACGCGCATTTAATCCATGGCCTATTTGTTACTTTATAGTTCAAAAAAATATCATAAAAGTTTGGAAAGCTAGCGTAATAAAACATACATTAGCTAATGTTTCAATAGGAGAAATTGTGTCTTTTAACAAACAAGGCATTCAAATAAATACATCGCATAAAATATTAAATATTGAAAAAATACAATTTCCTGGAAAAAATATTATAGATATTCAAAAAATACTTAAATCAAAAAAAACATGGTTTAAATTAGGTACAATTATTTAAAAACATGAGCAAACGGTATTTATTCCGTTTGCTTTATATAAAAACAATCTATCTGAAATAACAAAAAAATATTTTATTAAGATTTATTTAAAAAAATTTGTTACTTAGTAATATTTTTAATATCCTTTTTTTTCACACGATTGACCAATTCAACATAAGCCATTGGCGCTTTATCTCCAACCCGAAAACCACATTTTAAAATACGCGTATAACCACCTAATCGATTAAAAAACATAGGGCCTAAACATTTAAATAATTTTACTACTACTTCATTATTCCGAATACGAGAAAATACTAATCGTCTGTGTGCAACGGTATCTATTTTAGATAATGTAATCATTGGCTCTACAATACCACGCAACTCTTTTGCTTTAAATAATGTTGTTTTAATGATCTCATTTAAAAATAAAGAACATGCCATATTTTTTAACATTAAACGACGATGTTCACTTTTACGATTTAATTGGCGACCTCTGCAACGATGACGCATAGATTTACCTTTTATATATTTTATGTTACTAGACAATATTTAGATTATTCTTCTACAATATTTGATGGCGGCCAACTATTTAATTTCATACCTAGAGATAAATTTCGAGCCGCTAATATATCTTTAATTTCTGTTAAAGATTTTTTTCCCAAATTTGGTGTTTTTAACAATTCGACTTCTGTTTTTTGTACTAAATCACCAATGTAATGTATAGATTCTGCTTTTAGACAATTTGCAGATCGAACTGTAAGCTCTAAATCGTCTACCGGACGTAATAAAATAGGATCAAATTCTGGTTTTTTTTCTTCTACTTCAGGTTCACAGACATCTCTTAAATCAACAAATGCTTCCAACTGTTCCGCTAAAATAGTTGCTGCACGTCTAATGGCTTCTTCTGGATCAATAGTACCGTTTGTTTCCATTTCAATAACCAATTTATCTAAATCAGTTCTTTGTTCTACACGTGCAGCTTCTACGTTGTACGAAATACGATCTATAGGACTATAACACGCATCTACTAATAAACAACCAATACGTCTTGAATCATCTTCTACATGCATACGAGACGAAGCAGGAACATACCCTCTTCCGCGTTTTACTTTTATTCTCATGTCAATGGAAGCATGTTCATCGGTTACATGACAAATAACATGATCTGGTCTAATAATTTCAACATCACTGTTATGTACAATATCTGCCGCAGTAACTACACCGATACCTGATTTTTTTAAAGTGATCAAAACCTCATTTTTTCCATGTAGTTTTATAGCTAACCCTTTTAAATTTAACAATATTTCTAAAACATCTTCTTGTATGCCCTCTTTAGTACTATATTCGTGAAGTACGCCATTAATTTCAACTTCTGTTACTGCACATCCAGGCATAGAAGAAAGAAGAATTCTGCGTAATGCATTTCCAAGTGTATGACCAAACCCTCTTTCTAATGGTTCTAAAGTTACTTTAGTGTGAGTAGTACTAATTTGTTCAATATCAACTAATCTGGGTTTCAAAAAATCATTGATAGAATTCTGCATGCTACTCTCTCTTCAATAACAGATTTTTACTTAGAATAAAGTTCAATAATTAAATGTTCATTAATTTCTGAAGATAAATCAGAACGTGCAGGAAATGTTTTAAAAACACCTTCCATTTTAGAAACATTGACTTCTAACCATATTGGTTTTTCTCGCTGATCAACTAATTCGAGAGAAGCCTTGATACGTGATTGATTTCGTGCTTTCTCTCGCACCGAAACTCGGTCACACGGTGATACATGATACGAAGCAATATCAACAATTTTTTCGTTTACACAAATAGATCTATGATTGATCAATTGTCGCGATTCAGCACGTGTACAACCAAATCCCATACGATAAACTATGTTATCTAATCTACTTTCCAATAATTGTAATAAATTCTCCCCAGTATTACCTTTAACACGAGCAGCTATTTTATAATATATTCTAAATTGACGTTCTAACACGCCATACAATCGTCTTACTTTTTGTTTTTCGCGCAATTGAATTGCATAATCAGATAATCTTGGTTTTCTATTTCCATGTTGTCCAGGTGATTGCTCTAATTTGCATTTAGAATCTATTGACCGTAATCCTGATTTAGAGAACAGATCAGTACCTTCACGTCGACTTAATTTTAACTTTGGGCCTAAATATTTTGCCATTATTTTCTCCAATGATTCTAAAAATTTATACACGACGTTTTTTAGGTGGACGGCAACCATTATGTGGAATAGGAGTAACATCAGTAATATTTGTAATACGAAATCCAGAGGCATTTAAAGCACGAATAGTAGATTCTCTACCTGGACCCGGTCCTTTTACCATGACTTCTAAATTTTTTATGCCATAATCTTTCACTATTTCTGCACAGCGTTCTGCTGCAATTTGTGCAGCAAAAGGAGTTGATTTGCGTGATCCTCGAAAACCAGATCCACCAGAAGTCGCCCAGCCTAAAGCATTTCCTTGTCGATCTGTAATAGTCACAATAGTATTATTGAAAGACGCATGAATGTGTGCAATACCATCTAAAATTTGTTTTTTTACGCGTTTTCGTGCGCGGGCTAAATTTTTTACCATATTTAATTACCTAAATTATTTTTTTATTGCTTTTCGCGGTCCTTTGCAAGTTCTGGCATTAGTTTTAGTTCGCTGTCCATGCACTGGAAGATGTCGTCGATGACGTAGACCACGATAACAACCCAAATCAATTAAACGTTTTATATTTAAAGTTTTTTTTCTTCTTAAATCCCCTTCAATCACGTATTTTGAAACATGCTCTCGTAATAATTCAATTTGTTCTATATTTAAATCCATAATTTTCGCCGATACAGGAACATTTGCTGCTAAACAAATTGCTTGAGATAATTTTTTTCCGATACCATAGATTGCAGTTAATGCAATTATAGTATGCTGATTTTCAGGAATGTTAATACCTGCAATACGTGCCATATAAAAATCCTACAATTAATTAT contains these protein-coding regions:
- the rpsM gene encoding 30S ribosomal protein S13, whose amino-acid sequence is MARIAGINIPENQHTIIALTAIYGIGKKLSQAICLAANVPVSAKIMDLNIEQIELLREHVSKYVIEGDLRRKKTLNIKRLIDLGCYRGLRHRRHLPVHGQRTKTNARTCKGPRKAIKK
- the rpoA gene encoding DNA-directed RNA polymerase subunit alpha, with the translated sequence MQNSINDFLKPRLVDIEQISTTHTKVTLEPLERGFGHTLGNALRRILLSSMPGCAVTEVEINGVLHEYSTKEGIQEDVLEILLNLKGLAIKLHGKNEVLITLKKSGIGVVTAADIVHNSDVEIIRPDHVICHVTDEHASIDMRIKVKRGRGYVPASSRMHVEDDSRRIGCLLVDACYSPIDRISYNVEAARVEQRTDLDKLVIEMETNGTIDPEEAIRRAATILAEQLEAFVDLRDVCEPEVEEKKPEFDPILLRPVDDLELTVRSANCLKAESIHYIGDLVQKTEVELLKTPNLGKKSLTEIKDILAARNLSLGMKLNSWPPSNIVEE
- the def gene encoding peptide deformylase, with translation MSHFKILHYPDQRLRIVAKPVKNINKNIKNITKNMIYIMNQENGIGLAATQINVQLQIIVIYATIKQKKNILTLINPQIIKKNGCISVEEGCLSIPEYRAFVPRSNYITVQAINLSGKNVKIEAESITSICIQHEIDHLNGKLFIDYLPTAQQQEIYKKFIKNRLNRNKKIFY
- the rplQ gene encoding 50S ribosomal protein L17, which gives rise to MRHRCRGRQLNRKSEHRRLMLKNMACSLFLNEIIKTTLFKAKELRGIVEPMITLSKIDTVAHRRLVFSRIRNNEVVVKLFKCLGPMFFNRLGGYTRILKCGFRVGDKAPMAYVELVNRVKKKDIKNITK
- the rpsD gene encoding 30S ribosomal protein S4 → MAKYLGPKLKLSRREGTDLFSKSGLRSIDSKCKLEQSPGQHGNRKPRLSDYAIQLREKQKVRRLYGVLERQFRIYYKIAARVKGNTGENLLQLLESRLDNIVYRMGFGCTRAESRQLINHRSICVNEKIVDIASYHVSPCDRVSVREKARNQSRIKASLELVDQREKPIWLEVNVSKMEGVFKTFPARSDLSSEINEHLIIELYSK
- the rpsK gene encoding 30S ribosomal protein S11 is translated as MVKNLARARKRVKKQILDGIAHIHASFNNTIVTITDRQGNALGWATSGGSGFRGSRKSTPFAAQIAAERCAEIVKDYGIKNLEVMVKGPGPGRESTIRALNASGFRITNITDVTPIPHNGCRPPKKRRV
- a CDS encoding methionyl-tRNA formyltransferase, with the protein product MEILKIIFAGTSHFSAQHLLSLLNLSYNVVSIITQPDRPCGRGQKIIFSPIKLLSIKYNIPLLQPSNLHEEQFQKKISQLHANIMIVVAYGRIIPKNILTMFSKGCINVHASLLPRWRGATPIQSSILNGDKETGISIIYMDEKLDHGDIIHSRKCDISPTDTTFSLSEKLKKIGICTLLEALKKIQYNNVIKRKQNEENATTSKKIFKQDALLNWKLEAKQLERLIRAFNPWPICYFIVQKNIIKVWKASVIKHTLANVSIGEIVSFNKQGIQINTSHKILNIEKIQFPGKNIIDIQKILKSKKTWFKLGTII